In a genomic window of Gadus macrocephalus chromosome 9, ASM3116895v1:
- the scaper gene encoding S phase cyclin A-associated protein in the endoplasmic reticulum isoform X8 — protein MSKDSRHDGRRRSAGQHRLGPRISQGGDGRDRSGSNSSGSSHGGGKSKNTPIVALKASFQRSNSHDKVRKIVAEEGRAARNLIAWSVPLESKEEEAKSKNNSSGNARAQRINSGLNRNKKQHAGVDGKVTAGLLLDKMAEKSPTKARQPRKVDLRARYWAFLFDNLRRAVDEIYVTCESDQSVVECKEVLMMLDNYVRDFKALIDWIQLQEKLEKTDAQNRPTSLAWEVRKMSPGRHVLPSPSSDRLVPSPGARRTLNFGGPPPNLAVARLSLTGPSWADRVKSSQSLPCSAHPSPIEKPGKLDAEGWETVQRGRPARPRSAAMVAKVNPVRAQALPKQDGSRDKPPRGGEQQQQQQQQQPPPESLGCSPDKEVTRADSQQLVSEEPAPPGKAGDTEQGHGTEQPPAESAPDSGRCVDVSSEDVPSHLMSAPSPSQGPEASPPPPTATASTTPPPSVPVPVPAPAPLSGSPDRPPADTPTPVPCSGAGSGPVGGTPLGGTETSGAAGPAAAATPAVPLTPESGQDPTELSTPQSMAEVLAKKEELADRLERANEEAIASAIAEEEQLTREIQAEHSELETDNDSDFTAGMNSGGCGLNLDWSEVLAEYEELPVFSVVAAREPWRQSTSWGDIVEEEPARPPGHGIHMHEKLSSPSRKRTIAESKKKHEEKQLKAQQLREKLREEKNHKLQKLLEREKEVRKWKEELLDQRRKMMEEKLLHAEFKRELQLQAIVKKAQEEEAKVNEIAFINTLEAQNKRHDVLAKLNEYEQRLNELQEERQRRQEEKSARDEAVQERKRALEAERQARVEELLMRRKEQEARIEQQRQEKEKAREDAARERARDREERMAALSAAQQEAMEELQKKIQMKHDESSRRHMEQIEQRKEKAAELSSGRHANTDYAPKLTPYERKKHCSLCNVVITSEVHLFSHTKGVGHQQAVRDGSSIQGRELSDEEVEHLSLKKYIVDIVTDCSVATEGQVKEGEERQKARKRAKKLRTRMNARAKDYEASVEAKAQVPDSPYKAKLQRLVKDLLKQLQGQETGQWANNRVSGLDRTLGEISRILEKQNNADQVAFQVGGGISALEQILQVITATSTPTTVPRIPLRSLCAAVHTYYLACSRCPLNSAYVLFSNKIALLMDLLHHQLALYVPEEDKSIFGRSVNKQVFDGLTTGLLQTVSTVLGQLWPPISDHSQLDLVRICSPETKTKGSALDCFNTRLHDLLSYVVNMGLIDKLYGCFLSVQGPVDESPKMSAFLQQASAMLHGYCRLCFAVTARVSDGTA, from the exons GCGTCCTTCCAGCGGTCCAACAGCCATGACAAGGTGAGGAAGATCGTGGCGGAGGAGGGCCGTGCAGCCCGCAACCTCATCGCCTGGAGCGTCCCCCTGGAgagcaaggaggaggaag CAAAGTCCAAAAACAACTCCAGCGGCAATGCAAGAGCTCAGCGAATCAACTCTGGACTAAACCGAAATAAGAAACAG CATGCCGGCGTGGACGGCAAAGTCACGGCGGGCCTTTTGCTGGACAAGATGGCGGAGAAGAGCCCCACTAAAGCCCGGCAGCCACGCAAGGTGGACCTGCGGGCACGCTACTGGGCCTTCCTCTTCGACAACCTGAGGCGCGCCGTGGACGAGATCTACGTCACGTGTGAATCGGACCAGAGTGTGGTCGAATGCAAG GAGGTCCTGATGATGCTAGACAACTACGTAAGGGACTTCAAAGCTCTCATCGACTGGATCCAGCTCCAGGAGAAGTTGGAGAAAACAGACGCTCAAAACAG GCCGACCTCTTTAGCATGGGAGGTGCGCAAGATGTCTCCCGGACGGCATGTGCTGCCCAGCCCCTCGTCAGACCGGCTCGTCCCCTCGCCCGGCGCGCGGCGCACGCTGAACTTTGG TGGTCCTCCGCCTAACCTGGCTGTAGCCCGTCTCTCCCTCACCGGCCCCAGCTGGGCGGACCGGGTCAAATCGTCCCAGTCTCTGCCCTGCTCGGCCCACCCTTCACCCATAGAGAAGCCTG GTAAACTGGACGCCGAGGGCTGGGAGACGGTCCAGCGGGGGCGCCCCGCCAGGCCGCGCTCGGCCGCCATGGTGGCCAAGGTGAATCCGGTCCGGGCTCAGGCCCTCCCCAAGCAGGACGGGAGCAGAGACAAACCCCCGCGGGggggggagcagcagcagcagcagcagcagcagcagccgccgcccgAGAGTCTGGGCTGCTCCCCGGACAAGGAGGTGACCCGGGCGGACTCCCAGCAGCTAGTCTCCGAGGAGCCGGCCCCCCCGGGGAAGGCCGGGGACACGGAGCAAGGGCACGGCACGGAG CAGCCCCCAGCAGAGAGCGCACCAGACTCGGGCCGGTGTGTCGACGTGTCTAGCGAGGATGTGCCCTCCCACCTCATGTCggccccctccccatcccaggGCCCCGAGGccagccctccccccccgaccgccaccgcctccaccaccccacCGCCCTCCGTCCCCGTCCCTGTCCCCGCACCGGCCCCTCTCTCGGGGTCCCCCGACCGGCCCCCGGCAGACACGCCGACCCctgtgccttgctcaggggctGGCAGCGGGCCAGTGGGGGGCACGCCGCTGGGCGGCACGGAAACATCTGGGGCTGCGGGACCGGCCGCGGCGGCGACCCCCGCTGTACCGCTGACACCGGAGAGCGGGCAGGACCCCACAGAGCTTTCCACT cCCCAGTCCATGGCGGAGGTGCTGGCCAAGAAGGAGGAGCTGGCCGACCGTCTGGAGCGGGCCAACGAGGAGGCCATCGCCAGCGCCATcgcggaggaggagcagctgacCCGCGAGATCCAGGCGGAGCACAGCGAGCTGGAGACGGACAACGACAGCGACTTCACG GCGGGCATGAACAGCGGAGGATGCGGGCTCAACCTGGATTGGAGCGAGGTGCTGGCGGAGTACGAAG AACTTCCTGTGTTTTCCGTTGTCGCAGCCCGGGAGCCGTGGCGCCAGAGCACCTCGTGGGGCGACATCGTGGAGGAGGAACCGGCGCGGCCGCCGGGACACGGGATCCACATGCACGAGAAGCTGTCGTCGCCGTCACGGAAGAG AACCATCGCCGAGTCCAAGAAGAAGCACGAGGAGAAGCAGCTGAAGGCCCAGCAGCTCCGGGAGAagctgagggaggagaagaaCCACAAGCTGCAGAAGCTTTTGGAGCGG gagaaggaggtgaggaaGTGGAAGGAGGAGCTTCTGGATCAGCGGCGCAAGATGATGGAGGAGAAGCTGCTGCACGCCGAGTTCAAGAGGGAGCTGCAGCTGCAGGCCATCGTCAAGAaggcccaggaggaggaggccaag GTGAATGAGATCGCCTTCATCAACACGCTGGAGGCCCAGAACAAGAGGCACGACGTGCTGGCCAAGCTGAACGAGTACGAGCAGCGGCTGAACGAGctgcaggaagagaggcagCGCAGGCAGGAGGAGAAGTCTGCCAGGGACGAGGCCGTACAG GAGCGAAAGCGCGCCCTGGAGGCGGAGCGGCAGGCCcgggtggaggagctgctgatgaggaggaaggagcaggaggcgcgCATCGAGCAGCAgaggcaggagaaggagaaggccaGGGAGGACGCGGCGCGAGAGCGGGCCAG GGACCGAGAGGAGCGCATGGCAGCGCTGAGCGCCGCCCAGCAGGAGGCCATGGAGGAGCTGCAGAAGAAGATTCAGATGAAG cacgaCGAGAGCAGCCGGCGGCACATGGAGCAGATCgagcagaggaaggagaaggcggCGGAGCTCAGCAGCGGCCGACACGCCAACACGGACTACGCGCCCAAACTGACGCCCTACGAGCGCAAGAAGCACTGCTCGCTGTGCAACGTGGTG ATCACCTCGGAGGTGCACCTGTTCAGCCACACCAAGGGAGTGGGCCACCAGCAGGCCGTCCGGGACGGCAGCAGCATCCAGGGACGGGAGCTCTCGGACGAGGAAGTG gagcatctCTCCCTGAAGAAGTACATCGTGGACATTGTGACGGACTGCTCCGTGGCCACGGAGGGCCAGGtcaaggagggagaggagcggCAGAAGGCCAGGAAAAGGGCAAAGAAGCTTCGCACAAGGATGAACGCTAG AGCGAAGGACTACGAAGCGTCCGTGGAAGCGAAGGCCCAGGTCCCAGACTCCCCGTACAAAGCAAA gctgcagcggctggtgaAGGACCTGTTGAAGCAGCTGCAGGGCCAGGAGACGGGCCAGTGGGCCAACAACAGGGTGTCAGGGCTCGACCGGACCCTGGGCGAGATCTCCCGCATCCTGGAGAAACAG AACAATGCCGATCAAGTGGCCTTCCAGGTGGGGGGAGGCATCTCGGCCCTGGAGCAGATCCTCCAGGTCATCACGGCCACCTCCACGCCAACCACTGTCCCACGCATCCCCCTCAG GTCCCTTTGTGCCGCGGTTCACACCTACTACCTGGCCTGTTCCCGCTGCCCCCTGAACTCTGCCTACGTTCTCTTCAGCAACAAGATCGCCCTCCTCATGGACCTCCTGCACCACCAGCTAGCA CTGTACGTCCCAGAGGAAGACAAGTCCATATTTGGGCGCAGTGTGAACAAGCAGGTGTTTGATGGGCTCACCACCGGCCTGCTGCAGACCGTCTCCACCGTGCTGGGCCAGCTGTGGCCCCCCATCTCGGACCACAGCCAGCTAGACCTGGTCCGGATCTGCTCCCCGGAGACCAAGACCAAGGGCTCGGCTTTGGACTGCTTCAACACGCGCCTCCACGACCTCCTCAG